Below is a window of Conger conger chromosome 16, fConCon1.1, whole genome shotgun sequence DNA.
ggagttTAAGTCTGGAATaagaactgcacagtgtgtgaagaGACAGGGTGAAGTAGCTGGGAGACAGGTCACTGTGGTCGACACACCAGGCTGGTGGAGTAATTATTCTGTGAAGGACACTGCAGAGCTGGATAAACAGGTGATTGtgcgcagtgtgtctctgtgtcccccggGACCCTGTGCTCACTTCCTGGTCATTGATGTGAGCTCAGCATTCAGAAAGaaacacaggagatcagcagtggaACACCTGGAGCTTCTGAGTGAGAGAGTCTGGAGACACACTATAGTGCTGTTCACCAGGGGAGACTGGCTGGGAGACGCAATCATTGAGCAGCACATTGAGACTGAAGGGAGGGTCCTCCAAGAGCTCatagagaaatgtgggaacaggtatcatgttctcaacaatgagaacagggctgatgggactcaggtcacagagctgctggagaagataGAGGAGATGATGGCAGGGAATGGAGGCTCTCACTATGAAATAGATAGAATGCTCTTACAGGAGgtggaagagaagaggagggcaATGGAAGAACAAGTGAAACAGAGGATGATGAAGGttcagaaacagagaaagactcTCCGGGCACTTTTTCAGGGTTAGTTTTTGTCATTGATTGAAATAATCTTTAGATGAATTacagtggaaaattaaaatgaatcatgATTATGTTTAATCAGGTTCTACTCAAATGCGTTATATCAATGAAAAGTATTTCTCCTGAGAGAAGTGCATTACAGAGTCAGGATTTGATAGCAGACGGTGGGGTGCATGCGCTCACTACATCAGCATCTTAGCAGGATGAGCCACTCAGCAGTGCCATAACAAAGGCCATTACATTTCAAGTAATCTTCTTGGTGAtataaacatgattttattaatatttggtaattattttcagcaaaatattaaaatacttgTTATCCAAAATTACTGGTTGCAATAATATATCTAAAAGAATGAGACTTTATGTTGGGATGAACTGAAATTTAATGTGCAACTCTGCCCCCACCAAAATAAACATCCCACCTGTCTTATATTCTGAGTGATGaatgtaatttcatatttaatattcacGACTCCAAACTTACAGAGAGCAGCTCATTTCAGAGCTGAATGTCTGTTGACACTCCTAATGAAGAGtaaattgttctttttctttctgtcaGGAGAGGAACACTGTCTCTCAGAGCTGAGGATTGTGCTGCTGGGGGGGAGATGGAGTGGGAAGAGTTCAGCTggaaacaccatcctgggcagagaggagtttgagtctggaataagaactgcacagtgtgtggagAGACAGGGTGAAGTTGCTGGGAGACAGGTCACTGTGGTCGACACACCAGGCTGGTGGACGACTCGTTCTGTGAAGGACACTGcagagctggtcaaacaggagattgtgcgcagtgtgtctctgtgtcccccggGACGCTGTGCTCTCTTCCTGGTCATTAATTTGAGCTCAGCattcagagagaaacacaggagatcagcagtggaACACCTGGAGCTTCTCAGTGAGAGAGTCTGGAGACACACTATAGTGCTGTTCACCTGGGGAGACTGGCTGGGAGACGCAATCATTGAGCAGCACATTGAGACTGAGGGGAGGGTCCTCCAAGAGCTCatagagaaatgtgggaacaggtatcatgttctcaacaatgagaacagggctgatgggactcaggtcacagagctgctggagaagataGAGGAGATGGTAGCCAGGAACAGGGgtctttcctttatttttggGGAGAGTGATGAGAAAAGAAATTATATGAGAAAGGAAATTATTGAACAGAAGAGCTTTGAGGAGGAGTGGaacagaagagaggaggagctgTTAGAGAGAGTATCTCAAATTGTGGTTGACCCAGAGAAAGAGGGATCCACACTGCCATTCATGAAGCGGAGAAACAGCTTTGAAATGCTTCCTCCTTCTAGTGAGTATTAATCATCATCTTCTGACAGACAGAATTTCTCAGCTATCTGATTAACTTCAAgttcattaaaaaacacaattttaaatcGCAACTTATGCAGTATACAAGTTAATACTGTGATTTTATATGCAGTTTGTTTTTGCATACATCTCCCACATTTACTGTGCAGTCTAAGTAGTTGCACAGTTacactttctttgttgttttctctctgtACTACAGAAAAGACTTGCCGCTTTTATTTGAGAGTGTTTACGTCCATATTTGGTGAACCATGTAGGGATTACAGTACAGCCCTTGTTAT
It encodes the following:
- the LOC133114814 gene encoding GTPase IMAP family member 8-like isoform X3, producing MAAGLVSCHRGEEHRLSELRIVLLGGRLSGKSSAGNTILGRKEFKSGIRTAQCVKRQGEVAGRQVTVVDTPGWWINYSVKDTAELDKQEIVRSVSLCPPGPCALFLVIDVSSAFREKHRRSAVEHLKLLSERVWRHTIVLFTRGDCLGDKTIEQHIETEEKVLQELIEKCGNRYHVLNNKNRADGTQVTELLEKIEEMMAGHGGSQYEIDRMFLQEVEEKRRAVEERVKQRMVKVQKQRQTRQALFKGEEHRLSELRIVLLGGRLSGKSSAGNTILGREEFKSGIRTAQCVKRQGEVAGRQVTVVDTPGWWSNYSVKDTAELDKQVIVRSVSLCPPGPCAHFLVIDVSSAFRKKHRRSAVEHLELLSERVWRHTIVLFTRGDWLGDAIIEQHIETEGRVLQELIEKCGNRYHVLNNENRADGTQVTELLEKIEEMMAGNGGSHYEIDRMLLQEVEEKRRAMEEQVKQRMMKVQKQRKTLRALFQGEEHCLSELRIVLLGGRWSGKSSAGNTILGREEFESGIRTAQCVERQGEVAGRQVTVVDTPGWWTTRSVKDTAELVKQEIVRSVSLCPPGRCALFLVINLSSAFREKHRRSAVEHLELLSERVWRHTIVLFTWGDWLGDAIIEQHIETEGRVLQELIEKCGNRYHVLNNENRADGTQVTELLEKIEEMVARNRGLSFIFGESDEKRNYMRKEIIEQKSFEEEWNRREEELLERVSQIVVDPEKEGSTLPFMKRRNSFEMLPPSMSGGTPAPSEAGSSVQGYQSAHQLSSKKVSQWLKRSKSGRSASSGYGTMSSVVSEAEICDTETPEQDSASDTTD
- the LOC133114814 gene encoding GTPase IMAP family member 8-like isoform X1, whose protein sequence is MFQYVDINYEWSGLYTDPSILIFTECQVCKLSKICFSLTGEEHRLSELRIVLLGGRLSGKSSAGNTILGRKEFKSGIRTAQCVKRQGEVAGRQVTVVDTPGWWINYSVKDTAELDKQEIVRSVSLCPPGPCALFLVIDVSSAFREKHRRSAVEHLKLLSERVWRHTIVLFTRGDCLGDKTIEQHIETEEKVLQELIEKCGNRYHVLNNKNRADGTQVTELLEKIEEMMAGHGGSQYEIDRMFLQEVEEKRRAVEERVKQRMVKVQKQRQTRQALFKGEEHRLSELRIVLLGGRLSGKSSAGNTILGREEFKSGIRTAQCVKRQGEVAGRQVTVVDTPGWWSNYSVKDTAELDKQVIVRSVSLCPPGPCAHFLVIDVSSAFRKKHRRSAVEHLELLSERVWRHTIVLFTRGDWLGDAIIEQHIETEGRVLQELIEKCGNRYHVLNNENRADGTQVTELLEKIEEMMAGNGGSHYEIDRMLLQEVEEKRRAMEEQVKQRMMKVQKQRKTLRALFQGEEHCLSELRIVLLGGRWSGKSSAGNTILGREEFESGIRTAQCVERQGEVAGRQVTVVDTPGWWTTRSVKDTAELVKQEIVRSVSLCPPGRCALFLVINLSSAFREKHRRSAVEHLELLSERVWRHTIVLFTWGDWLGDAIIEQHIETEGRVLQELIEKCGNRYHVLNNENRADGTQVTELLEKIEEMVARNRGLSFIFGESDEKRNYMRKEIIEQKSFEEEWNRREEELLERVSQIVVDPEKEGSTLPFMKRRNSFEMLPPSMSGGTPAPSEAGSSVQGYQSAHQLSSKKVSQWLKRSKSGRSASSGYGTMSSVVSEAEICDTETPEQDSASDTTD
- the LOC133114814 gene encoding GTPase IMAP family member 8-like isoform X2; the protein is MQTKLDKDRGTDMAAGLVSCHRGEEHRLSELRIVLLGGRLSGKSSAGNTILGRKEFKSGIRTAQCVKRQGEVAGRQVTVVDTPGWWINYSVKDTAELDKQEIVRSVSLCPPGPCALFLVIDVSSAFREKHRRSAVEHLKLLSERVWRHTIVLFTRGDCLGDKTIEQHIETEEKVLQELIEKCGNRYHVLNNKNRADGTQVTELLEKIEEMMAGHGGSQYEIDRMFLQEVEEKRRAVEERVKQRMVKVQKQRQTRQALFKGEEHRLSELRIVLLGGRLSGKSSAGNTILGREEFKSGIRTAQCVKRQGEVAGRQVTVVDTPGWWSNYSVKDTAELDKQVIVRSVSLCPPGPCAHFLVIDVSSAFRKKHRRSAVEHLELLSERVWRHTIVLFTRGDWLGDAIIEQHIETEGRVLQELIEKCGNRYHVLNNENRADGTQVTELLEKIEEMMAGNGGSHYEIDRMLLQEVEEKRRAMEEQVKQRMMKVQKQRKTLRALFQGEEHCLSELRIVLLGGRWSGKSSAGNTILGREEFESGIRTAQCVERQGEVAGRQVTVVDTPGWWTTRSVKDTAELVKQEIVRSVSLCPPGRCALFLVINLSSAFREKHRRSAVEHLELLSERVWRHTIVLFTWGDWLGDAIIEQHIETEGRVLQELIEKCGNRYHVLNNENRADGTQVTELLEKIEEMVARNRGLSFIFGESDEKRNYMRKEIIEQKSFEEEWNRREEELLERVSQIVVDPEKEGSTLPFMKRRNSFEMLPPSMSGGTPAPSEAGSSVQGYQSAHQLSSKKVSQWLKRSKSGRSASSGYGTMSSVVSEAEICDTETPEQDSASDTTD